A window of the Corynebacterium minutissimum genome harbors these coding sequences:
- a CDS encoding C40 family peptidase, whose translation MAKHRRQGNLNTRRIATTAAVAATAAVTVPAAANAAEVVVPNTDVRFEVAGLENVPNIKQVPNVEKYVPSLKSNQGSGYAASVEAPVAQEAPAPAPAKTVGEKVLEAARSAVGSPYVYGANGPSAFDCSGLTSWAYRQAGVEIPRTSQAQASAGTQVSLDALQPGDIIVYYSGASHVGIYTGHGTIIDALNTGTPVGERSLNYMPIHSAVRF comes from the coding sequence GTGGCTAAGCACCGTCGTCAGGGCAACCTGAACACCCGTCGTATTGCAACCACCGCTGCTGTCGCAGCAACCGCAGCCGTTACCGTACCTGCTGCCGCCAATGCCGCCGAGGTCGTCGTCCCGAACACGGACGTTCGCTTCGAGGTTGCTGGCTTGGAGAACGTTCCGAACATCAAGCAGGTTCCGAACGTTGAGAAGTACGTCCCGTCCTTGAAGTCCAACCAGGGCTCCGGCTACGCTGCCTCCGTTGAGGCACCGGTAGCCCAGGAGGCTCCGGCACCTGCCCCGGCTAAGACTGTTGGCGAGAAGGTCCTCGAGGCTGCTCGTTCCGCAGTTGGCTCCCCGTACGTATACGGCGCCAACGGCCCGAGCGCTTTTGACTGCTCTGGTCTGACCTCTTGGGCTTACCGCCAGGCCGGCGTGGAGATTCCGCGCACCTCTCAGGCACAGGCATCTGCCGGCACCCAGGTGTCCCTGGATGCTCTGCAGCCGGGTGACATCATTGTCTACTACTCCGGCGCATCCCACGTTGGTATCTACACCGGTCACGGCACCATCATTGACGCGCTGAACACCGGCACCCCGGTGGGCGAGCGTTCCCTGAACTACATGCCGATCCACTCTGCTGTTCGCTTCTAA
- a CDS encoding glycosyltransferase family 4 protein, whose protein sequence is MARTLLVTNDFPPTIGGIQSYLRDFLRTLAPQDVVVFASTQDVDAAAEYDKSVDYTVVRWPRKVMLPTPATAREMQRLIREYGIETVWFGAAAPLALMASAARKAGARHIVATTHGHEVGWSMLPGARQALRRIGDTSDVVTYISEYTRRRLTRAFGPHPRWVHMPSAVSLEDFVPATEAQKAEARQHFGLGEGPVIVCISRWVPRKGQDQLLRAMPRVRQAYPDAQLLIIGRGSYESTLRVLAQEYCPDAVLKEARDTDELLMALHAADIFAMPARTRGGGLDVEGLGIVYLEAQAAGLPVIAGDSGGAPETITPESGVVVRGSVLAEVEEAVELLLGDVPLRHHMATSGRRHVEEHWTWEIMGARLREVLECDRS, encoded by the coding sequence ATGGCACGGACGCTCCTGGTCACGAATGATTTCCCGCCTACCATTGGGGGAATTCAGTCCTACCTGCGAGATTTCCTCCGCACTCTCGCCCCGCAGGACGTCGTCGTTTTTGCCTCAACACAGGATGTGGATGCCGCTGCTGAATATGACAAGTCGGTGGACTATACGGTGGTGCGGTGGCCGCGTAAGGTGATGCTGCCGACCCCGGCTACGGCCCGTGAGATGCAGCGCCTCATCCGTGAGTACGGTATTGAGACCGTGTGGTTTGGTGCAGCAGCGCCTCTTGCGCTGATGGCATCAGCGGCACGGAAAGCTGGGGCGCGCCACATCGTGGCGACGACGCACGGTCACGAGGTGGGCTGGTCCATGCTGCCTGGGGCCCGACAAGCACTGCGCCGGATTGGAGACACATCTGATGTTGTTACCTATATTTCGGAGTACACTCGCCGTCGACTGACACGGGCGTTTGGCCCGCACCCGCGGTGGGTACATATGCCGTCGGCGGTGAGCCTCGAGGACTTTGTGCCCGCAACGGAGGCGCAGAAGGCGGAAGCGCGCCAGCATTTTGGTTTGGGTGAGGGGCCGGTCATCGTGTGTATCTCACGATGGGTGCCCCGCAAAGGCCAAGATCAACTTTTGCGCGCCATGCCGCGAGTACGGCAGGCGTATCCGGATGCCCAGCTGCTTATTATCGGCCGTGGAAGCTATGAGTCCACACTGCGGGTACTTGCGCAGGAGTACTGTCCTGATGCAGTGCTTAAAGAGGCGCGGGACACCGACGAGCTGCTCATGGCACTGCATGCGGCCGATATTTTTGCCATGCCAGCCCGCACCCGTGGGGGAGGGCTCGATGTCGAAGGGCTGGGGATTGTTTATCTAGAGGCGCAGGCGGCGGGATTGCCGGTCATCGCGGGGGATTCCGGTGGCGCTCCAGAGACCATCACCCCAGAGTCAGGCGTTGTCGTCAGGGGGTCGGTCCTCGCGGAGGTGGAGGAAGCGGTGGAGCTGCTGCTTGGCGACGTCCCCCTGAGGCACCACATGGCAACCTCCGGACGCCGCCACGTGGAGGAGCACTGGACGTGGGAAATTATGGGAGCGCGTCTGCGCGAGGTTCTTGAATGTGACCGGAGCTAA
- a CDS encoding NlpC/P60 family protein has translation MSRRRLASVITACAVAAVPPTVVAPSVVAQEVGQEDAPEDLAGLIERMADVAQRVSAKGEEVKGLEDEIEKTEKRIGELDEQAAGAQRNADEASAALAEQQKRIDALAQKRYRRDAASPIAAALDAEDVASAVERMGYLGALSKAAKREEDAMVAASAAADAAHQEAVDAAEEARRSRDELERQRETLMDEQSELEEQQQELEEKIDALSPEARQAWVEHFGGSSDIDLAALADGSGSAAVQAAMTRLGAPYGWGSAGPDTFDCSGLMVWSYQQMGKSIPRTSQAQIAGGTPVPLDQLQPGDIVGYYPGITHVGMYIGDGQVVHASTYGVPVAVVPLNSMPVQGAVRY, from the coding sequence ATGTCGCGTCGCCGTCTTGCTTCCGTTATCACTGCGTGTGCGGTGGCGGCAGTTCCACCAACCGTTGTCGCGCCTTCGGTTGTTGCTCAAGAGGTCGGGCAGGAGGACGCGCCGGAGGATCTCGCTGGACTCATCGAGCGTATGGCGGACGTCGCCCAGCGCGTGTCTGCCAAGGGGGAGGAGGTCAAGGGCCTCGAGGATGAGATCGAGAAGACCGAGAAGCGAATCGGCGAACTCGATGAGCAGGCAGCCGGGGCTCAGCGCAACGCTGACGAGGCGTCCGCAGCGTTGGCCGAACAACAGAAGCGAATTGATGCGTTGGCGCAAAAGCGCTATCGGCGTGATGCGGCGTCACCAATCGCAGCGGCGCTCGACGCTGAGGATGTCGCTAGTGCAGTGGAACGCATGGGGTACCTTGGCGCTTTGTCAAAGGCAGCGAAGCGTGAAGAAGACGCTATGGTGGCTGCTTCCGCAGCGGCTGATGCTGCCCACCAGGAAGCAGTCGATGCCGCTGAAGAGGCACGCCGTAGCCGTGATGAACTGGAGCGCCAGCGAGAGACGCTCATGGATGAGCAATCGGAGCTCGAAGAGCAGCAACAGGAGCTGGAAGAAAAAATTGATGCTTTAAGCCCTGAGGCACGTCAAGCATGGGTTGAGCACTTTGGCGGCTCCTCCGATATTGACCTTGCTGCACTCGCTGATGGTTCCGGCTCTGCTGCCGTGCAAGCCGCGATGACGCGTCTGGGCGCACCGTATGGTTGGGGTTCTGCAGGGCCGGACACTTTCGATTGCTCTGGTCTGATGGTGTGGAGCTACCAGCAAATGGGCAAGAGTATTCCGCGCACGTCGCAGGCGCAGATCGCTGGTGGCACGCCGGTGCCGCTGGATCAGCTGCAGCCTGGTGACATTGTGGGCTACTACCCGGGCATTACCCACGTGGGCATGTATATCGGCGACGGGCAGGTCGTTCATGCATCGACGTATGGTGTCCCGGTTGCTGTGGTTCCGCTGAATTCGATGCCGGTTCAGGGCGCTGTCCGGTACTAG
- the qcrB gene encoding cytochrome bc1 complex cytochrome b subunit, translating to MSNKLAKMGNNMDERYSAAGVLRTQLNKVFPTHWSFMLGEMALYSFIILLLTGIYLALFFDPSITKVIYDGAYTPLNGVEMSRAYATALDISFEVRGGLFIRQMHHWAALMFMMSMIAHMLRIFFTGAFRRPREANWIIGCALILLGMIEGFLGYSLPDDLLSGVGLRIMSAIILGLPIIGTWLHWAIFGGDFPSDLMLDRFYILHVLVIPGIILGLIAAHLIMVWFQKHTQFPGPGRAENNVVGVRIMPVFATKAIGMGMMVAGVLALISGLMTINAIWNLGPYNPSQVSAGSQPDIYMLWTDGVARVMPAWELYIGNYTIPSAFWVALLCGLMVILLFAYPFIEKKLTGDDAHHNLLQRPRDVPVRSAIGAAAIVFFLLVTLSGGNDHVANFFQISLNAMTWVGRIGLIVLPPIAYFMTYRICVGLQRSDREVLEHGIETGVIKQLPNGAFIEVHQPLGPVDDHGHPIPLEYAGAQVPKQLNQLGLADAETQGIFSPDDAGIMSRAQEIREENHAEEAEMFRQLNEANRRDDEENGRI from the coding sequence ATGAGTAACAAACTTGCCAAGATGGGCAACAACATGGACGAGCGCTATTCAGCCGCCGGCGTCCTGCGTACCCAGCTCAACAAAGTCTTTCCGACTCACTGGTCCTTCATGCTTGGTGAGATGGCGCTGTACAGCTTCATCATCCTGCTGCTGACCGGTATCTACCTGGCACTGTTCTTTGACCCTTCCATTACGAAGGTCATCTACGACGGTGCATATACCCCGTTGAATGGCGTCGAGATGTCTCGCGCCTACGCAACCGCACTGGACATTTCCTTTGAGGTGCGTGGTGGTCTCTTCATCCGCCAGATGCACCACTGGGCAGCACTCATGTTCATGATGTCCATGATTGCCCACATGCTGCGCATCTTCTTCACCGGTGCGTTCCGCCGCCCGCGTGAGGCTAACTGGATTATCGGTTGTGCACTTATCCTGCTGGGCATGATCGAGGGCTTCCTCGGCTACTCCCTCCCGGATGACCTGCTCTCCGGTGTTGGTCTGCGAATTATGTCCGCCATCATCCTTGGTCTGCCGATTATCGGCACCTGGCTGCACTGGGCCATCTTCGGCGGCGACTTCCCGTCCGACCTGATGCTGGACCGCTTCTACATCCTGCACGTGCTGGTTATCCCGGGCATCATCCTGGGCCTTATCGCAGCTCACCTCATCATGGTCTGGTTCCAGAAGCACACCCAGTTCCCTGGACCGGGTCGCGCTGAGAACAACGTTGTCGGTGTCCGCATTATGCCGGTCTTTGCCACCAAGGCAATTGGTATGGGCATGATGGTTGCTGGCGTTCTTGCTCTCATCTCTGGTCTTATGACCATTAACGCCATTTGGAACCTTGGACCGTACAACCCGTCCCAGGTCTCCGCCGGTTCCCAGCCGGATATCTACATGCTGTGGACTGACGGTGTTGCTCGTGTCATGCCGGCATGGGAGCTCTACATCGGCAACTACACCATCCCGTCCGCATTCTGGGTCGCGCTGCTCTGTGGCCTTATGGTTATCCTGCTCTTCGCCTACCCCTTCATTGAGAAGAAGCTGACTGGAGACGACGCCCACCACAACCTTCTGCAGCGCCCACGAGACGTTCCGGTTCGCTCCGCTATCGGTGCAGCTGCCATCGTCTTCTTCCTGCTGGTAACGCTGTCTGGTGGTAACGACCACGTGGCAAACTTCTTCCAGATTTCGCTGAACGCGATGACCTGGGTCGGCCGTATCGGTCTTATCGTTCTGCCTCCGATTGCGTACTTCATGACCTACCGTATTTGCGTTGGTCTGCAGCGCTCTGACCGTGAGGTCCTGGAGCACGGTATCGAAACTGGTGTTATCAAGCAGCTGCCGAATGGTGCCTTCATCGAGGTTCACCAGCCGCTTGGACCCGTCGATGATCACGGCCACCCGATTCCGCTCGAGTACGCCGGTGCTCAGGTTCCGAAGCAGCTTAACCAGCTTGGTTTGGCTGACGCCGAGACCCAGGGCATCTTCTCCCCGGATGACGCTGGCATCATGTCCCGCGCACAGGAAATCCGCGAGGAGAACCACGCTGAGGAGGCGGAGATGTTCCGTCAGCTCAACGAGGCAAACCGTCGCGACGACGAAGAGAACGGCCGCATTTAG